The Blautia hydrogenotrophica DSM 10507 genome window below encodes:
- a CDS encoding FAD-dependent oxidoreductase, whose product MKTYQWPYPNEVGQEEVAECDVLVLGGGLAGCFAAIAAAQKGKSVILVEKGATERSGSAGTGVDHWESACTNPCSQVTPEEIAEAYVEEQDYYSNGIAHYITCREGYDRMLDVESYGGKIRDTEDEFKGAEFRDDKTKLMFAYDYKNKFTLRIWGSTFKPALKKELERVGVRIYDRTEATALLTKTVDGKKRGIGAMGMNVHTGKFLIFKAKATILTMSRPARIWLFNSDMMGLSEFRPPQSIGSGHAMGFRAGIEFALMEKSVRGEFSAAGRSFPPYGAGNNHNTWYAATMVDARGVEIPYVDRDGNELKTVSERYYPAKGQKFFLKGGVIDNPKYEFRGPETVDFEELMKRGYQLPFYADLSRMPEFERKVIWGMMVGEEGKTKIPILKNYNDRGFDPTKHMLQSYGTGWQSASFLDQERQLFGAPGGILNDWDMKTNIDGIYAAGDQLFASDCAGFACCTGHYAGRKAADYTDTVQLEDYDAGEADRERARLFAPLYREEGMDWRELNMAIAKAMQNYCGGVKCDDLLKEGLDLLESFEKDIVPQISCENPHELMRAHEVFDILDVAKLILHACIARKSSSAPLFFQRSDYPQMDPEEDKRIITIRQENGKIIEGSVPLGYFGNLKEEYEKRNQEYIEEVARREEN is encoded by the coding sequence ATGAAGACTTATCAATGGCCCTATCCTAATGAGGTGGGACAGGAGGAAGTGGCTGAATGTGACGTTCTGGTATTGGGAGGCGGTCTTGCAGGCTGTTTTGCGGCTATCGCCGCAGCCCAGAAAGGCAAGTCGGTCATTCTCGTGGAGAAGGGAGCTACGGAGAGAAGCGGGTCTGCAGGTACCGGAGTGGATCACTGGGAGTCAGCCTGCACGAACCCTTGTTCTCAGGTGACTCCTGAGGAAATCGCAGAGGCTTACGTGGAAGAACAGGATTATTACTCCAACGGAATCGCTCATTATATCACCTGTAGGGAAGGCTATGACCGAATGCTGGATGTAGAGTCCTACGGAGGAAAGATCAGAGATACGGAAGATGAGTTCAAGGGAGCCGAATTCAGAGATGATAAGACGAAGCTGATGTTTGCCTACGACTATAAGAATAAATTCACCTTGCGTATTTGGGGTTCTACGTTTAAGCCAGCTCTGAAAAAAGAGTTGGAGCGTGTCGGGGTGAGAATTTACGACCGCACAGAAGCGACCGCTCTGCTCACGAAGACAGTAGACGGAAAGAAACGTGGAATCGGTGCGATGGGGATGAACGTACATACGGGAAAGTTCTTGATTTTTAAGGCAAAGGCTACGATTTTGACCATGTCCAGACCAGCTAGAATCTGGCTGTTCAATTCCGATATGATGGGGCTTAGTGAGTTTCGTCCGCCACAGAGTATCGGAAGTGGCCATGCGATGGGATTCCGAGCTGGTATAGAATTTGCACTGATGGAGAAGTCTGTTCGTGGAGAGTTCTCGGCAGCAGGCAGGAGCTTTCCGCCATACGGAGCGGGAAATAACCATAATACCTGGTATGCAGCTACCATGGTGGATGCTAGAGGTGTGGAGATTCCTTATGTGGACAGGGATGGCAATGAGTTGAAGACGGTTTCAGAGCGTTATTATCCTGCAAAGGGGCAAAAATTCTTTTTGAAAGGTGGCGTGATTGACAATCCGAAATATGAGTTCAGAGGACCAGAGACTGTGGATTTTGAAGAACTGATGAAGAGAGGTTATCAATTGCCGTTCTATGCAGATTTAAGCCGTATGCCGGAATTTGAGCGGAAAGTGATCTGGGGGATGATGGTAGGAGAAGAAGGAAAGACCAAAATTCCGATTTTGAAAAACTATAACGACCGGGGCTTTGATCCTACGAAGCATATGCTTCAGTCTTATGGAACTGGCTGGCAGTCAGCAAGTTTTCTGGACCAGGAGAGGCAACTGTTCGGAGCTCCGGGCGGTATTCTCAATGACTGGGATATGAAGACGAATATTGATGGTATCTATGCAGCAGGAGATCAGCTTTTTGCATCAGACTGTGCAGGATTTGCCTGCTGTACGGGACATTATGCGGGAAGAAAAGCTGCGGATTACACAGACACCGTGCAGTTGGAAGACTATGATGCGGGGGAAGCCGATCGGGAGAGAGCACGTCTGTTTGCGCCTCTGTATCGGGAGGAAGGCATGGACTGGAGAGAGCTGAATATGGCGATCGCAAAGGCTATGCAAAACTACTGTGGTGGCGTGAAATGTGATGATCTTTTGAAGGAGGGGTTGGATTTGCTGGAAAGCTTTGAAAAAGATATCGTACCTCAGATTTCCTGCGAAAATCCTCATGAACTGATGAGAGCCCATGAAGTGTTTGACATTTTGGATGTAGCGAAACTGATTCTCCATGCCTGCATAGCAAGAAAATCCAGTTCAGCTCCTCTGTTTTTCCAAAGAAGTGATTATCCTCAGATGGATCCGGAAGAAGATAAGAGAATCATAACGATTCGTCAGGAGAATGGAAAGATTATAGAGGGAAGCGTGCCTCTGGGATATTTTGGAAATCTCAAAGAGGAATATGAGAAGAGAAACCAGGAGTATATCGAGGAGGTGGCTAGACGTGAAGAAAATTGA
- a CDS encoding response regulator transcription factor, with the protein MALIYVVEDDKNIREIESFALKNAGYEIQGFVCAKDFYTAMLRQKPDLALLDVMLPDEDGLEIVRKLRSDRMTKHIPILMVTAKTTEIDKVKGLDMGADDYMTKPFGVMELISRVKALLRRSQIIPEEEVIQVGPVTMDQNKRKVSAYGKACELTYKEYELLHLLMQNAGIVISRDVILNRVWGTDYEGESRTIDMHIKTLRKKLKEAGAMIQTVRNVGYVFNEN; encoded by the coding sequence ATGGCGTTGATTTATGTTGTGGAAGATGATAAAAATATTAGAGAGATAGAGAGTTTTGCATTGAAGAATGCGGGGTATGAAATTCAGGGCTTTGTCTGTGCAAAAGACTTTTATACAGCGATGTTGCGTCAGAAACCAGATCTGGCTCTTCTAGACGTTATGCTTCCGGATGAGGATGGCCTAGAAATTGTGAGGAAGCTGCGTAGTGACAGAATGACGAAACATATTCCAATTTTGATGGTGACGGCAAAGACGACGGAGATTGATAAGGTGAAGGGCCTGGATATGGGGGCAGATGATTATATGACGAAGCCTTTCGGGGTGATGGAATTGATTTCCAGGGTGAAAGCCTTGCTTCGGCGCAGTCAGATTATACCTGAGGAGGAAGTGATTCAGGTGGGGCCGGTCACGATGGATCAGAATAAGAGAAAGGTGAGTGCCTACGGGAAAGCATGTGAATTGACTTACAAGGAATATGAGCTCCTGCATCTTTTGATGCAGAATGCGGGGATTGTGATTTCTAGGGATGTAATTTTAAACCGTGTCTGGGGGACGGACTATGAAGGAGAATCCCGCACTATTGACATGCATATCAAGACTTTGCGAAAGAAGCTGAAGGAGGCGGGGGCGATGATTCAGACGGTGAGAAACGTGGGATATGTATTTAACGAGAATTAG
- a CDS encoding GntR family transcriptional regulator: MALNRSTLSEQIYEILRNDILTQKIPCGEKLTLNTLKERFQVSSTPIRDALTRLEKDGLLQYYSNIGVNVIDLNAKDLKELFTFMGDLDALAIRYASDYPQQQEVRRALIQNLEETQKYLNTSDIRQWRSCSDGLHLVFYQYCDNSRLCSSALQMRSQITIYSNRYEREVENREKVFEEHQKIASAFLNGDIEGAVKKMQSHLQDSLAQALCLL, encoded by the coding sequence ATGGCTCTAAACCGCAGCACATTATCCGAACAAATCTACGAAATTCTTCGCAACGATATTCTGACTCAAAAAATTCCCTGTGGTGAGAAGCTAACTCTCAATACACTAAAAGAACGCTTTCAGGTAAGTTCCACACCCATCCGCGACGCTTTGACTCGTCTGGAAAAAGATGGACTCCTTCAATATTATTCCAATATCGGCGTCAATGTGATTGATTTAAACGCCAAAGATTTAAAAGAATTATTTACCTTTATGGGAGATTTAGATGCCCTCGCTATTCGTTATGCATCAGACTATCCCCAGCAGCAGGAAGTTCGTCGCGCCCTGATTCAGAATCTGGAAGAAACCCAAAAATATCTGAATACCTCTGACATCAGGCAATGGCGTTCCTGTTCCGATGGCCTTCACCTTGTTTTTTATCAATACTGCGATAATTCTCGGCTGTGTTCCTCGGCACTTCAAATGCGCAGCCAGATTACGATTTATTCGAACCGTTATGAACGAGAAGTGGAAAACCGGGAAAAAGTATTTGAGGAACACCAAAAAATTGCCTCCGCTTTTCTAAACGGTGACATCGAGGGAGCAGTAAAAAAAATGCAGAGCCATCTGCAAGATTCTTTAGCGCAGGCTTTATGTCTTCTGTAA
- a CDS encoding patatin-like phospholipase family protein: MYQAGLVLEGGGMRGLFTAGVLDYFIDLGMEFQEVYGVSAGICNACSYLSKQRGRSLRVNTDYLEDPRYCSVESLIKTGDLFGADMLYRIIPDELDPYDYETFQKYPGKAYAVVTNCETGKAEYMRLRRMDKDIQAVRASSSMPMVSRMVEIEGQLYLDGGISDSIPVIQSMRNGNEKNVVVLTRDATYRKTPSRGMAAFRLRYKKYPNLIKQMEYRHVRYNKTLEFIEKGRKMGKIFVIQPKKPIEIGRVEKDKEKLRELYEEGYESARDSYEGLMEFLKR, translated from the coding sequence ATGTACCAAGCTGGCTTGGTTTTGGAGGGCGGAGGAATGCGGGGACTGTTTACCGCAGGAGTCCTGGATTATTTCATCGACCTTGGCATGGAGTTTCAGGAAGTGTATGGGGTTTCGGCAGGGATTTGCAATGCGTGTAGTTATTTGTCCAAACAAAGGGGCAGATCTCTTAGAGTAAATACAGACTATCTGGAGGATCCTAGGTACTGTAGTGTGGAGAGTCTGATAAAGACCGGAGATCTGTTCGGAGCGGATATGCTTTACCGAATCATACCGGATGAGCTGGATCCGTATGATTACGAGACTTTTCAAAAGTATCCGGGGAAGGCGTATGCGGTAGTGACGAACTGTGAGACAGGGAAGGCAGAATATATGCGACTTCGCAGGATGGACAAGGACATACAGGCGGTGAGGGCCTCGAGTTCTATGCCGATGGTATCACGGATGGTGGAGATTGAGGGACAGCTATATTTGGACGGTGGAATCAGCGATTCTATTCCAGTCATCCAATCCATGAGAAATGGAAATGAGAAAAATGTGGTGGTTCTGACCAGAGACGCCACATACCGAAAGACTCCGTCTAGAGGGATGGCAGCCTTTCGGCTGCGTTACAAAAAATATCCAAATCTAATCAAGCAGATGGAATATCGCCATGTCCGGTATAATAAAACCCTGGAATTTATTGAAAAGGGTCGGAAAATGGGAAAAATTTTCGTGATTCAGCCGAAAAAACCCATCGAGATAGGGCGGGTTGAAAAGGATAAAGAAAAACTGAGGGAGCTGTATGAGGAGGGGTATGAAAGCGCCAGAGATTCTTATGAGGGGTTGATGGAGTTTTTAAAAAGATAA
- the trxA gene encoding thioredoxin, translating into MAKVLTSGNFEAEVLGAQKPVLVDFWATWCGPCKRQAPIVDALEEKGYLVGKVDVDQEPGLAQQYQVMSIPTLIIFKGGQEVKRLIGLHSEEQIRLVLDQI; encoded by the coding sequence ATGGCGAAAGTATTGACAAGTGGAAATTTTGAGGCAGAAGTACTCGGGGCACAAAAGCCAGTGTTGGTGGATTTTTGGGCAACTTGGTGTGGACCGTGCAAACGCCAGGCGCCGATTGTGGATGCTCTGGAGGAAAAAGGTTATTTGGTGGGAAAAGTAGATGTGGACCAGGAGCCGGGATTGGCGCAGCAGTATCAGGTGATGAGCATTCCTACGCTCATCATCTTCAAAGGAGGCCAGGAGGTGAAACGTCTGATTGGTCTTCATTCAGAGGAACAGATTCGCTTAGTCTTAGATCAGATATAA
- a CDS encoding ABC-F family ATP-binding cassette domain-containing protein, giving the protein MNILNIEHVHKVYGEKVIFDDISLGIQEGEKIGIIGINGTGKSTLLKIVAGQEEPDEGQIVRQNGRSIAYLPQNPRFLPGETVMSYTQEVDENWRVQSILNKLGITEYGELLENLSGGQRRKVALAKVLASDFDILLLDEPTNHLDDEMISWLEEYLKEFKGVVLMVTHDRYFLDKVTNKILEISHGQLYSYSANYSQFLEQKAERAQMELASERKRQSVLRMELEWAKRGCRARSTKQRARLERLEALKNARTPVQEQAVELDSVSTRMGKKTIELHHVSKRYGEKVIVEDFDYIVLRNQRLGIVGPNGCGKSTLMKMIAGIVPPDAGEIQVGETVRIGYFAQEEQDMDDRQRVIDYVKDIAEYIETSEGKISASQLLERFLFTPDMQYSPIGKLSGGEKRRLYLLSVLCGKINVLLLDEPGNNLDIPTLAVLEDYLSFFSGIVITVSHDRYFLDNVVDRIFEFDGEGHLTQYEGGYTDYKEAKRRRENQAQRETSAPKVENQKKATGKDWKQKRPEKLRFTFKEKKEFETIDDEIAKLEEKLEELEENILANATNSAKLYELTTEKEKTEAKLEEKMERWVYLNDLAERIEVQRQDG; this is encoded by the coding sequence ATGAATATATTAAATATAGAACATGTCCATAAAGTGTACGGTGAGAAAGTGATCTTCGATGATATTTCTCTTGGCATCCAGGAAGGGGAAAAGATCGGTATTATAGGTATCAATGGGACGGGAAAGTCCACGTTACTGAAAATAGTAGCAGGACAGGAAGAGCCGGATGAAGGACAGATTGTCCGTCAAAATGGACGGAGTATTGCCTATCTTCCTCAAAATCCCCGCTTTTTGCCCGGGGAGACCGTGATGTCTTATACACAGGAGGTGGATGAGAATTGGAGAGTGCAGAGTATTTTAAATAAACTGGGAATTACAGAGTATGGGGAGCTTTTGGAGAATTTGTCCGGAGGACAGAGGCGAAAAGTCGCGTTGGCAAAAGTTCTGGCATCGGACTTTGATATTTTGCTGCTGGATGAACCCACAAATCACTTGGATGACGAGATGATTTCTTGGTTGGAAGAATACTTAAAGGAGTTTAAAGGTGTTGTCTTGATGGTGACTCATGACCGGTATTTTTTGGACAAAGTCACAAATAAAATTTTGGAAATCAGCCATGGCCAGCTATACAGCTACAGTGCAAATTATTCCCAATTTTTGGAGCAGAAGGCGGAACGCGCGCAGATGGAATTGGCGTCAGAGAGAAAAAGGCAGAGCGTTCTTCGGATGGAGTTGGAATGGGCAAAAAGAGGCTGCCGTGCCAGATCGACGAAGCAAAGGGCGCGCTTAGAGCGTTTAGAGGCATTAAAAAACGCGAGAACTCCGGTGCAGGAACAAGCGGTGGAGCTGGATTCTGTGAGTACTCGGATGGGGAAGAAAACCATAGAACTGCATCATGTCAGCAAGAGATACGGCGAAAAAGTGATTGTGGAAGATTTTGACTATATTGTTTTGAGAAATCAGAGATTGGGAATTGTAGGGCCAAATGGCTGTGGGAAATCCACTCTGATGAAAATGATTGCGGGAATTGTACCGCCGGATGCAGGGGAAATCCAGGTGGGTGAGACTGTGAGGATTGGATATTTTGCACAGGAAGAACAGGATATGGATGACCGACAGAGGGTAATCGATTATGTCAAGGATATTGCCGAGTATATTGAGACTAGCGAGGGAAAAATCAGCGCCTCCCAGCTTTTAGAGAGGTTTCTTTTCACGCCAGATATGCAGTATTCCCCTATCGGAAAGCTCTCAGGGGGTGAAAAACGAAGACTCTATCTTTTGAGCGTGCTGTGTGGAAAGATCAATGTGCTGCTTTTGGATGAGCCGGGAAATAACTTGGATATTCCTACTTTGGCAGTTTTGGAAGATTATCTCAGCTTTTTTTCAGGAATTGTGATCACAGTCTCTCATGACCGTTATTTTTTGGACAATGTGGTGGACCGTATCTTTGAATTTGACGGGGAGGGGCACCTCACTCAATATGAGGGTGGTTACACGGACTACAAGGAGGCGAAGAGAAGACGGGAAAATCAGGCTCAGAGGGAGACATCCGCTCCCAAAGTAGAGAATCAGAAGAAAGCGACTGGAAAGGATTGGAAACAGAAGCGACCGGAAAAGTTAAGATTTACATTTAAAGAGAAAAAGGAATTTGAGACGATCGACGATGAGATTGCGAAACTGGAGGAGAAATTAGAAGAACTAGAGGAAAATATTCTGGCCAATGCCACAAATTCTGCAAAACTCTATGAGTTGACGACAGAAAAAGAAAAGACCGAGGCCAAACTGGAAGAAAAAATGGAACGCTGGGTCTATCTCAACGACCTGGCAGAACGAATAGAAGTACAAAGACAGGACGGATGA
- a CDS encoding MATE family efflux transporter: MRRSVDLLDGPIAGSLAKLALPIMGTSLIQMAYNLTDMIWIGRIGSNAVAAVGVCGMFMWLSNGIAAVPRLGAQVKVGQTLGAGHEQRAVEYTQTGIQLGIFLAALVTLIYTFGNEGLIGFFKLNHESVSNDARIYLIIVGAGMIFTFMNQIFSGLFTAMGNSIVTFKVTTVGLAINFLLDPALIFGIGPLPALKVAGAAIATVLAQAIVFFLYMLVVMGDSRIFQKVRLWKFAGFRHYKEVIRIGFPGSIQNIIFSAISMIIARLIAGWGDAAVAVQKVGSQIESISWMTADGFASAVNAFTAQNFGAGKKERIRRGYYTAAGIITVWGICTSLALICIPQVFFRIFITEADILPMGVDYLRIIGFSQLFMCMEITSSGAFQGLGRPVFPAATGIVLTVARIPMAVALSATVLGLNGIWWSISISSILKGILITVGFVLLLRRYMNHTEKFYSKDR; the protein is encoded by the coding sequence GTGAGAAGAAGTGTGGATTTACTGGACGGCCCTATAGCCGGTTCTCTTGCTAAGTTGGCACTTCCAATTATGGGAACGTCCCTAATCCAGATGGCATATAATTTGACAGATATGATTTGGATTGGAAGAATCGGCAGCAATGCAGTGGCAGCAGTGGGAGTCTGCGGCATGTTTATGTGGCTTTCCAATGGAATCGCGGCGGTTCCGAGACTGGGAGCCCAGGTAAAAGTAGGGCAAACTTTAGGAGCAGGCCATGAGCAACGGGCAGTGGAATACACACAGACGGGAATTCAACTGGGGATATTTTTAGCTGCTCTGGTGACTTTGATTTATACATTTGGCAACGAAGGACTGATTGGATTCTTTAAGCTGAATCATGAAAGTGTGTCTAATGACGCGAGAATTTATCTGATTATCGTAGGTGCGGGAATGATTTTTACCTTTATGAATCAGATTTTTTCTGGACTTTTTACAGCTATGGGGAATAGTATCGTGACTTTTAAAGTTACGACAGTGGGATTGGCGATTAATTTCCTCCTAGACCCGGCACTCATTTTCGGAATAGGCCCGCTGCCCGCTTTGAAAGTGGCGGGAGCAGCCATAGCCACGGTGTTAGCACAGGCAATTGTATTTTTTCTCTATATGTTAGTAGTGATGGGGGACAGTAGGATTTTTCAGAAAGTGAGACTTTGGAAATTTGCTGGCTTCCGACATTATAAAGAAGTGATTCGGATTGGTTTTCCCGGCTCAATTCAGAATATTATATTTTCAGCTATCTCCATGATTATTGCCAGGCTGATCGCAGGCTGGGGAGACGCGGCTGTGGCTGTCCAGAAAGTAGGGAGCCAGATCGAGTCGATCTCCTGGATGACAGCCGATGGTTTTGCGTCGGCGGTAAACGCTTTTACAGCGCAAAATTTTGGAGCGGGAAAAAAGGAGAGAATTCGCCGAGGATATTATACTGCGGCTGGGATCATCACAGTGTGGGGAATTTGTACAAGTTTAGCTTTAATTTGTATTCCGCAGGTGTTTTTCCGAATTTTTATCACAGAGGCAGATATTTTGCCTATGGGTGTGGATTATCTGAGAATTATAGGATTTTCACAGTTGTTTATGTGTATGGAAATCACGTCAAGCGGAGCGTTTCAAGGACTTGGAAGACCGGTTTTTCCTGCGGCTACGGGAATTGTTCTGACAGTGGCTAGAATTCCGATGGCAGTTGCCTTGTCGGCTACGGTTTTGGGACTGAATGGAATTTGGTGGAGTATCAGCATTTCTAGTATCTTAAAAGGAATTTTGATTACTGTGGGGTTTGTGCTTTTGTTGCGCAGGTATATGAATCATACAGAGAAGTTTTATTCCAAAGACAGATGA
- a CDS encoding sensor histidine kinase yields the protein MKRKINLQFFVVALVAVLATLGLVTAVCYQVFQAQVMEDLEAYGHVLNKTLPFENNKTDDTSFQVDNLRVTVISKDGEVTYDSDANEGEMDNHGSRPEIEDAFKTGEGEAVRRSQTMDKNTFYYALRMDNGDVLRVAREAGSIWKMISEAVPALLGICLGILLLCVILAYFLTRSLISPIEALATDMDSLREKKIYDELRPFVETIKKQHEDILQNARIRQEFTANVSHELKTPLTAISGYSELIENRMAEGEAAVRFAKEIHHSSNRLLTLINDVIHLSELDSMQLEETKEMVDLYEVARSCVAMLQLQAEKHQVNLALLGVSCQVLSTRQKMEELVYNLCDNAIRYNNKGGSVYVTVRPSGKKVILSVKDTGIGIPKEHQERIFERFYRVDKSRSKSTGGTGLGLAIVKHIVAGSNASMELDSEEGKGTEIRVIFYSEQE from the coding sequence ATGAAAAGAAAAATTAATCTGCAATTTTTTGTGGTGGCTTTGGTGGCAGTGTTGGCTACTCTAGGTTTGGTGACAGCTGTATGTTACCAAGTGTTTCAGGCACAGGTTATGGAAGATTTGGAGGCCTATGGCCATGTCTTGAATAAGACGCTGCCTTTCGAGAATAATAAGACGGACGATACCTCATTTCAGGTAGATAATTTGAGGGTGACGGTGATTTCTAAGGACGGCGAAGTGACATATGACAGCGATGCCAATGAGGGAGAGATGGATAATCACGGCAGCAGACCGGAAATCGAGGATGCCTTTAAGACTGGTGAGGGAGAGGCAGTGCGCAGATCTCAGACCATGGATAAAAATACTTTTTATTATGCCCTGCGTATGGATAATGGGGATGTACTGCGGGTGGCTAGAGAGGCAGGCAGTATTTGGAAGATGATTAGTGAGGCTGTTCCGGCGCTGCTTGGCATTTGTCTAGGAATTTTGCTGCTATGTGTGATACTTGCCTACTTTCTGACGAGAAGCCTGATTTCACCGATTGAGGCTTTGGCGACAGATATGGATAGTTTGAGAGAAAAGAAGATCTACGATGAACTTAGGCCATTTGTGGAGACAATCAAAAAGCAGCATGAGGATATTTTACAGAATGCGAGGATAAGACAGGAGTTCACGGCGAATGTGTCACATGAGCTGAAGACACCTCTGACGGCGATTTCAGGCTACTCGGAACTGATTGAAAACCGGATGGCAGAAGGGGAGGCTGCCGTACGCTTTGCCAAAGAGATTCACCACAGCTCCAACCGTCTTTTGACATTGATTAATGATGTGATTCATCTGTCTGAGTTAGACAGCATGCAGCTCGAGGAGACAAAAGAGATGGTGGATCTCTACGAGGTTGCCAGATCATGTGTCGCTATGTTACAATTACAAGCAGAGAAACATCAAGTGAATTTGGCCCTATTAGGTGTGAGTTGTCAGGTGCTTTCCACCAGACAGAAAATGGAGGAGCTGGTATACAATCTCTGTGACAACGCGATACGTTATAATAATAAAGGCGGAAGCGTCTATGTGACAGTCAGGCCCAGCGGAAAGAAAGTGATTCTTTCGGTGAAAGATACCGGAATTGGAATACCAAAAGAACATCAGGAGAGAATCTTCGAGAGGTTTTACCGGGTGGACAAAAGCCGGTCCAAATCTACCGGTGGAACTGGATTGGGGCTGGCTATTGTCAAACATATTGTGGCTGGCAGCAATGCTTCCATGGAATTGGACAGTGAGGAAGGGAAAGGCACTGAGATTCGCGTGATTTTTTATTCAGAACAGGAGTGA
- a CDS encoding 4Fe-4S dicluster domain-containing protein has translation MKKIDMTVTPVPCSVRPILFDETQCIGCNRCAKVCQVDILIPNPEKGKPPIVAYPGECYYCGACVMSCPRQDEGAIKLQHPLMNRAKFVPTRQPE, from the coding sequence GTGAAGAAAATTGATATGACAGTAACACCAGTGCCATGCAGTGTTCGTCCAATTCTGTTTGATGAGACACAGTGCATTGGCTGTAACCGCTGTGCAAAAGTGTGCCAGGTGGATATCTTGATTCCAAACCCTGAGAAGGGAAAGCCGCCGATTGTGGCTTATCCAGGGGAGTGTTATTACTGCGGAGCTTGCGTGATGTCATGTCCGAGGCAGGATGAGGGAGCGATTAAACTTCAACATCCACTGATGAACCGTGCGAAATTTGTTCCTACCAGACAGCCGGAATAA
- a CDS encoding NUDIX domain-containing protein, which translates to MKKSNLTTLCYLEKDGCYLMMHRVRKKQDVNEGKWIGVGGHFELGESPEDCLLREVKEETGLTLTSWKFRGLVTFTQEGFGTEYMCLYTAEGFQGEMTDCEEGCLEWVRKERLNELNLWDGDEIFLNYLAEERPFFSLKLEYRGNLLLKAELDGRELELFEVLNEDGSSAGRIKERSLVHRDGDWHGTVHTWIVRRRENEWELLFQKRSEQKESFPGKYDISSAGHRQAGEDALAAAVRELREELGLCVKPEDLEFLRLRKGVVQENFHGKPYYDREIASLYLYEKPMDTKKLVFQDGEVESVHWVSLKVCREEILAGDSRYCVRPDEIQMISEALEQKKQC; encoded by the coding sequence ATGAAAAAAAGTAATTTAACGACGTTGTGCTATCTGGAAAAGGATGGTTGCTATCTGATGATGCACAGAGTACGAAAGAAGCAGGACGTAAATGAGGGCAAGTGGATTGGTGTCGGAGGACATTTTGAATTAGGAGAAAGTCCGGAGGACTGTCTGTTGCGAGAGGTGAAAGAAGAGACGGGCCTGACACTGACTTCCTGGAAATTCCGTGGATTGGTGACCTTCACCCAGGAAGGCTTTGGCACGGAGTATATGTGTCTGTACACGGCAGAAGGATTTCAAGGAGAGATGACAGACTGTGAGGAAGGGTGTCTGGAATGGGTTCGTAAGGAACGACTGAATGAGTTAAACCTCTGGGACGGAGATGAGATCTTTTTGAATTATCTGGCCGAGGAAAGGCCGTTTTTCTCTTTGAAACTGGAATATCGCGGAAATCTTCTGCTAAAGGCAGAGCTGGATGGGCGAGAATTGGAGCTTTTTGAGGTCTTAAATGAGGACGGAAGTTCTGCCGGACGAATCAAAGAGAGATCTCTGGTTCACAGAGACGGAGACTGGCATGGGACAGTACATACTTGGATTGTGCGCAGGAGAGAGAATGAGTGGGAGCTCTTGTTTCAAAAGCGCTCTGAGCAAAAGGAATCTTTTCCGGGAAAATACGACATATCCTCTGCAGGGCACCGGCAGGCAGGAGAAGACGCGCTCGCTGCAGCAGTGAGGGAGTTGAGAGAAGAATTGGGACTGTGCGTGAAGCCAGAAGATTTGGAATTTCTTCGGCTTCGAAAAGGTGTGGTGCAAGAAAATTTTCATGGAAAACCTTACTATGACAGGGAAATTGCAAGTTTGTATCTCTATGAGAAACCTATGGATACGAAGAAGTTGGTTTTTCAGGATGGCGAGGTAGAGTCTGTCCATTGGGTGAGTCTGAAAGTCTGTAGGGAAGAGATTCTGGCAGGAGATTCCCGGTACTGTGTGCGGCCTGACGAGATTCAGATGATTTCTGAGGCCTTGGAGCAAAAAAAGCAGTGTTAG